A part of Mustela erminea isolate mMusErm1 chromosome 9, mMusErm1.Pri, whole genome shotgun sequence genomic DNA contains:
- the LOC116599956 gene encoding olfactory receptor 9I1-like — MADNGTVVTEFILLGFQLPTGLQMGLFFGFLVLYVITMVGNLGMIILIQRDSRLQTPMYFFLRHLSFLDVCYSSVIVPQSLETLGTDKTAITYERCATQFFFFTLCASTECFLLAVMAYDRYVAVCNPLLYATAMTPQTCLGLVAAAYAGAMVNAVIRTGCTFSISFCKSNHVDFFFCDLPPLLKLACSDTTSRERVIYLLAFLVITTSISVILISYFFIIQAILKIHTAGGKAKTFSTCASHMTAVALFFGTLIFIYLKGNMGKSLGEDKIVSVFYTVVIPMLNPMIYSLRNKEVKEALKKVLNGMKFSQVD, encoded by the coding sequence ATGGCGGACAATGGAACTGTGGTGACAGAATTCATTCTGCTGGGGTTCCAGCTGCCGACAGGGCTGCAGATGGGCCTCTTCTTCGGCTTTCTGGTCCTCTATGTCATTACCATGGTGGGCAACCTGGGCATGATCATATTGATTCAGAGAGACTCTCGTCTCCaaacccccatgtacttcttcctccgTCATCTTTCCTTCCTGGATGTTTGCTACTCTTCTGTCATCGTCCCTCAGTCTCTTGAGACCTTGGGTACTGATAAGACAGCCATCACCTATGAGCGCTGTGCCACTCAGTTCTTCTTCTTCACCCTCTGTGCTAGCACTGAATGTTTCCTTTTGgctgtgatggcctatgaccgctatgtggctgTGTGTAACCCCCTTCTCTATGCCACTGCCATGACACCACAGACCTGTCTGGGGCTGGTGGCTGCGGCCTACGCTGGAGCCATGGTCAATGCTGTGATCCGCACTGGGTGTACCTTCTCGATTTCCTTCTGTAAATCCAACCATGTGGACTTCTTCTTCTgtgacctcccacccctgctgaaGCTTGCCTGTAGTGACACCACGTCAAGGGAACGAGTCATCTACCTCTTAGCTTTCTTAGTCATTACAACCAGCATTTCAGTGATTCTGATATCCTACTTTTTCATCATTCAGGCTATTCTGAAGATTCATACAGCAGGTGGCAAAGCCAAGACCTTCTCCACCTGTGCTTCTCACATGACTGCAGTGGCTCTTTTCTTTGGGACACTCATATTCATATACCTGAAAGGTAACATGGGCAAATCTCTTGGGGAAGACAAGATTGTGTCAGTATTTTACACTGTGGTCATCCCTATGCTGAACCCAATGATCTACAGTTTGAGAAACAAGGAAGTGAAGGAGGCTCTGAAGAAAGTTCTCAATGGGATGAAGTTTTCCCAAGTAGACTAA